Proteins encoded within one genomic window of Solibaculum mannosilyticum:
- the argS gene encoding arginine--tRNA ligase, with protein MSYVVKKATDSIRASILSAVEKAGEAGQLTPSQAELPAFIVEIPGDTSHGDFATNAAMVFARTFRMAPRKIAEILTQNIALDGYLDRVEIAGPGFINFFVNPQYYADVLLDVSDKGENYGRSDYGKGEKVMVEFVSANPTGPMHIGNARGGALGDVLASVLDMAGYNAYREFYVNDAGNQIEKFGMSLEARYLQIYKGEDQIPFPEDGYHGADIKERAQQFADQEGEQYVDLPSDQRRAALVAFALPKNVEGLKADLGRYRIEYDNWFHESLLHEDGELTATINLMKEKGLTYEKEGALWYKATEHGGEKDEVLIRQNGNPTYFAADIAYHYNKFAVRGFDRCINVWGADHHGHVARLKGALDAIGLDGSKLDIVLMQLVHLMQDGEPVRVSKRTGKSITLSTLLDEIPVDAARFFFNMREANTQMDFDLTLAVEQSSQNPVYYVQYAHARICSILKNLAAEGITPRTCSQEELMMLNTPEELELIRHLASLTGTIVDAAKAYDPARITRYVTDLATLFHKFYNSCRVKGENEPLMQARLSLCLAVRQVVANILRMLKISAPQVM; from the coding sequence ATGTCCTATGTCGTAAAAAAAGCAACCGATTCGATCCGTGCATCCATCCTGTCGGCGGTGGAAAAGGCTGGGGAGGCCGGTCAGCTTACCCCGTCTCAAGCCGAGCTTCCGGCCTTTATCGTGGAGATCCCGGGCGACACATCCCACGGCGATTTCGCCACCAACGCCGCCATGGTGTTTGCCCGTACCTTTCGTATGGCACCCCGCAAAATTGCCGAGATCCTGACCCAAAACATCGCTTTGGACGGATATCTGGACCGAGTGGAGATCGCCGGTCCCGGATTTATCAATTTCTTTGTGAACCCTCAGTATTACGCCGACGTACTGTTGGATGTGTCGGACAAAGGCGAGAATTACGGCCGATCCGATTATGGCAAGGGTGAGAAGGTGATGGTGGAGTTTGTGTCTGCCAACCCCACAGGCCCTATGCACATCGGAAACGCCCGCGGCGGCGCTTTGGGTGATGTCTTAGCATCGGTGCTGGATATGGCCGGATATAACGCCTACCGCGAATTCTACGTCAATGACGCCGGCAACCAGATCGAAAAATTCGGCATGTCCCTGGAAGCCCGATATCTTCAGATTTACAAAGGGGAAGATCAGATTCCCTTCCCGGAAGACGGCTATCATGGCGCCGATATCAAGGAGCGTGCCCAGCAATTCGCCGATCAGGAGGGCGAGCAATATGTAGACCTTCCCTCTGATCAGCGCCGTGCTGCACTGGTGGCCTTTGCCCTGCCTAAAAACGTGGAGGGCCTTAAAGCAGACTTAGGACGCTATCGCATTGAATATGACAATTGGTTCCACGAAAGCCTGCTCCATGAGGACGGTGAATTGACCGCCACCATCAATCTGATGAAGGAAAAAGGCCTGACCTATGAAAAAGAAGGGGCTTTGTGGTACAAAGCTACCGAGCATGGCGGGGAAAAGGATGAGGTTCTAATCCGTCAGAACGGCAATCCCACCTATTTTGCCGCCGATATCGCTTATCATTACAATAAATTCGCTGTACGTGGATTTGACCGGTGCATCAACGTGTGGGGAGCCGATCATCACGGCCACGTAGCCCGTCTGAAAGGCGCGTTGGACGCCATCGGCTTGGACGGCTCTAAGCTGGATATCGTACTCATGCAGCTGGTGCATCTGATGCAGGACGGTGAACCAGTCCGTGTCTCCAAGCGCACCGGCAAATCCATCACCCTCTCTACTCTTCTGGACGAAATCCCGGTGGATGCCGCCCGTTTCTTCTTCAACATGCGGGAAGCCAACACCCAAATGGATTTTGATTTGACATTGGCTGTAGAGCAATCCTCTCAGAACCCGGTTTATTATGTTCAATACGCTCACGCCCGCATCTGCTCCATCCTCAAAAACTTGGCTGCTGAAGGAATTACACCCCGGACTTGCTCCCAAGAGGAGCTGATGATGTTAAACACGCCGGAGGAGCTGGAGCTGATCCGTCACCTCGCTTCTCTCACCGGCACTATTGTGGATGCGGCTAAAGCTTACGATCCCGCTCGTATCACTCGTTACGTCACTGATCTTGCCACTTTGTTCCACAAGTTTTACAATTCCTGCCGTGTCAAGGGTGAAAATGAACCATTGATGCAGGCGCGGTTGTCCTTGTGTTTGGCTGTACGCCAGGTAGTGGCCAATATCCTAAGAATGCTCAAAATCTCCGCCCCGCAGGTAATGTAA
- a CDS encoding homocysteine S-methyltransferase family protein codes for MSFPYHLPLLLDGATETHCLAADMPHGVCTEQWILEHPEVLSQLQHAFVAAGSQAVLAPTFGANRARLELYGLGEHMVQFNQKLVSLTRDTVGTNALVGGTLSPTGILISDEDDQWDGDVVFQKWLTIYREQISILRECGVDFLFLDSMTGLPEARAAMLAAKQSHLPVLCCLTADQTGRTLSGSLFLPSLITLQAMGADAVGLSCSIPEDMVDLLEEARMFATVPLIAKADAGLSEADEEDRLAPEEFAAQFSPILRAGARVVGGCCGTTPEHIAELSRFLRDLPPVKTRVGADDFVATREDEAFFLGDDILLSDPIPCDYGLADALIDIEDEQVNVVKVQVHNSEEARQLAMDAQMSRLPISILSDDPDALDEALMLYHGRALVDSDSEMDERLLRRIAERYGAIVY; via the coding sequence ATGTCTTTCCCCTATCATCTTCCCCTTTTACTGGACGGTGCCACAGAAACCCATTGTTTAGCCGCCGACATGCCTCATGGCGTTTGCACAGAACAGTGGATTTTAGAGCATCCAGAGGTTTTGTCCCAGTTGCAGCATGCCTTTGTGGCCGCAGGCTCCCAGGCCGTCTTAGCCCCCACCTTCGGCGCCAACCGTGCAAGATTAGAGCTTTACGGGTTGGGAGAACATATGGTACAATTCAATCAGAAATTAGTAAGCCTCACCCGCGATACCGTTGGGACTAATGCCCTTGTAGGCGGTACGCTTTCCCCCACCGGAATCCTTATTTCTGATGAGGACGATCAGTGGGACGGCGATGTAGTGTTTCAGAAATGGCTTACCATCTACCGGGAACAGATCTCCATCCTGCGGGAATGCGGTGTGGATTTCTTGTTCCTGGATAGCATGACCGGCTTACCGGAAGCACGCGCCGCCATGTTGGCCGCCAAACAGTCCCATTTGCCGGTGCTTTGTTGTCTTACGGCCGACCAGACTGGACGTACCTTATCCGGCAGTCTCTTTCTTCCCTCTCTTATCACCCTTCAAGCAATGGGGGCTGACGCGGTTGGCTTAAGTTGTTCCATCCCAGAGGATATGGTGGATCTATTGGAAGAAGCCCGTATGTTTGCCACCGTCCCTCTCATCGCAAAAGCCGATGCAGGTCTCTCAGAGGCCGATGAAGAGGATCGTCTCGCACCTGAAGAATTTGCCGCTCAGTTTTCCCCCATCTTGCGGGCAGGCGCTCGGGTGGTAGGCGGATGCTGCGGCACCACGCCGGAACACATTGCTGAACTGTCTCGATTCCTACGTGATCTTCCGCCTGTCAAAACCCGGGTTGGAGCGGACGATTTTGTGGCTACCCGAGAAGACGAAGCCTTCTTCTTAGGGGATGACATCCTGCTCAGCGATCCTATTCCCTGCGACTATGGTCTTGCCGATGCCCTCATTGACATCGAGGACGAGCAGGTCAACGTCGTCAAAGTGCAGGTGCACAATTCGGAAGAAGCCCGTCAGTTGGCCATGGATGCTCAGATGTCCCGTTTGCCTATCTCCATCCTATCCGACGACCCGGACGCCTTGGACGAAGCTCTGATGCTTTATCATGGCCGTGCTTTAGTGGATTCCGACAGCGAAATGGACGAGCGCTTGCTCCGCCGTATTGCTGAACGATACGGTGCTATTGTCTATTAA
- a CDS encoding PH domain-containing protein, whose product MPVSSTGSKIYVERKRLLFFGLPWTFTKYTLNPKKLLINTGLLTSVENEILLYRVMDITVKRTLMQKIFRLGSIKVVSSDKTSPNLEIKNIRNVTQFREALSEYIEESRRQYRMRAGEIIDDYDGPGDGMEFDQ is encoded by the coding sequence ATGCCCGTATCCAGCACAGGTTCCAAAATCTATGTGGAACGCAAACGTCTGCTTTTTTTCGGTTTGCCTTGGACTTTCACGAAATACACGTTAAATCCCAAAAAGCTTCTGATCAATACAGGGCTTCTTACGTCGGTAGAAAATGAGATTTTACTTTACCGCGTAATGGATATCACGGTTAAACGGACGTTGATGCAGAAAATTTTTCGTCTGGGAAGTATCAAGGTAGTCTCGTCGGATAAGACCAGCCCGAATTTGGAGATTAAGAATATCCGCAATGTAACCCAGTTCCGGGAGGCCCTTTCCGAATACATCGAAGAATCACGGAGGCAATACCGCATGCGTGCCGGCGAGATCATCGACGATTACGATGGTCCCGGGGACGGCATGGAGTTCGATCAATAA
- a CDS encoding replication-associated recombination protein A, with translation MSAPLADRMRPRTLDDVVGQTHMLAPGKALRNIIQSGNIPNMIFYGPPGVGKTTVASIIAQQTHRRLHKLNGTTASTADIKAVVGELDTLAAPGGVLLYLDEIQYFNKRQQQTLLEHIENGSITLIASTTENPYFYVYGAILSRCTVFEFHPVEPEEVEKAVTRAFYFLEEERKETIRLDGDIAHQIAVACGGDVRKSINAVELCAMAAPVEDGVRTVTSEQVEQLAQRSSMRYDRDGDQHYDILSAFQKSMRGSDPDAALHYLARLLEAGDLQSACRRLMVCACEDMGLAYPIGIAVVKACVDAAFQVGLPEAVIPLSDAVVLVATAPKSNSAYMGYLAAAEDIRAGKTGDVPAYLKDCHYQGAKKMGRGLTYQYPHNFARHWVDQQYLPDRLKDVSYYQFGDNKNEQAAKAYWDAIKGSTQGRTNKE, from the coding sequence TTGTCTGCACCATTGGCAGATCGGATGAGGCCGCGGACATTGGATGATGTGGTGGGTCAAACCCATATGTTGGCGCCGGGTAAGGCGCTTCGGAACATTATCCAGTCCGGCAACATTCCCAACATGATCTTTTATGGCCCCCCCGGCGTAGGCAAAACCACTGTTGCCTCCATCATCGCCCAGCAGACACATCGACGTCTTCATAAGCTCAACGGTACCACCGCCTCTACAGCCGATATCAAAGCGGTGGTAGGGGAGCTGGATACCTTGGCGGCTCCTGGAGGCGTGTTGCTTTATCTGGATGAGATCCAGTATTTTAATAAACGTCAGCAGCAGACACTGCTGGAACACATTGAAAATGGGAGCATTACCCTGATCGCATCTACGACGGAAAACCCGTATTTTTATGTATATGGTGCGATTTTGAGCCGATGTACGGTGTTTGAATTTCATCCAGTGGAGCCGGAAGAGGTGGAGAAGGCAGTAACAAGGGCTTTCTACTTCCTGGAGGAGGAACGAAAGGAAACCATCCGATTGGACGGGGATATCGCCCATCAGATCGCTGTAGCCTGCGGTGGGGACGTTCGCAAATCCATCAATGCGGTGGAACTATGTGCCATGGCCGCTCCTGTAGAAGACGGGGTTCGGACAGTGACCTCAGAGCAAGTAGAGCAGCTGGCCCAGCGTAGCTCCATGCGCTACGACCGCGACGGCGATCAGCATTATGACATTTTATCGGCCTTTCAAAAATCCATGAGAGGGTCGGATCCAGATGCAGCCCTTCACTATTTGGCGCGCCTTCTGGAGGCAGGAGATCTTCAATCAGCTTGCCGCAGGCTGATGGTATGTGCCTGTGAGGATATGGGGTTAGCGTATCCCATAGGGATCGCCGTGGTGAAGGCCTGTGTGGATGCCGCTTTTCAGGTGGGATTGCCCGAAGCCGTTATTCCTTTGAGCGATGCGGTTGTGCTGGTGGCCACTGCACCGAAGTCCAATTCGGCCTATATGGGGTACCTTGCGGCGGCAGAGGATATCCGAGCCGGCAAAACGGGGGATGTGCCGGCCTACCTGAAGGACTGCCATTATCAAGGGGCCAAGAAGATGGGGCGAGGTCTTACCTATCAGTACCCCCACAATTTTGCCCGTCATTGGGTGGACCAGCAGTATCTGCCAGACCGATTGAAAGATGTGTCCTATTATCAATTTGGAGATAATAAGAATGAGCAGGCGGCCAAAGCTTACTGGGACGCCATCAAGGGCTCCACACAAGGCCGCACAAATAAGGAGTGA
- a CDS encoding alpha/beta hydrolase — protein MAFLQMDIKSSVLDMQTSLFITIPCELHPVPSEGYRVAYLLHGIGNNHSNWMRNTSVERYANERGIALVMPEVQRSFYTDMRYGMDYFSYITDELPKRCRELFPFSEKREDTFVAGVSMGGYGAFKCALSRPDVFGRAASLSGALDAVETMKLANEHQRQEMVALYDPDEPVPPDCNLYQLADGCKASGQVPVLYFCCGEDDFLLEQNHDFRRHLDDISLAYRYEEGPGEHQWGFWDEYVQHALDFFLEDSSEK, from the coding sequence ATGGCTTTTTTGCAGATGGATATAAAATCGTCTGTATTGGATATGCAGACCAGCCTTTTTATTACCATTCCCTGCGAACTTCACCCTGTACCCTCCGAAGGGTACAGGGTGGCCTATTTGTTGCACGGCATCGGCAACAACCATTCCAACTGGATGCGCAATACGTCTGTGGAACGGTACGCCAATGAACGGGGGATTGCACTGGTAATGCCCGAAGTGCAGCGGAGCTTTTATACCGATATGCGTTATGGCATGGATTATTTCAGTTATATCACCGACGAGCTTCCAAAGCGATGCAGGGAACTGTTTCCCTTTTCAGAAAAAAGGGAGGATACCTTTGTAGCAGGGGTATCCATGGGCGGATACGGCGCCTTTAAATGCGCGTTGAGCCGGCCGGATGTATTCGGACGTGCAGCATCCCTTTCGGGCGCGCTGGACGCTGTGGAAACCATGAAATTGGCCAATGAGCATCAGAGACAGGAAATGGTGGCGTTGTATGATCCGGACGAGCCTGTCCCACCGGACTGCAATTTGTATCAGCTGGCCGATGGGTGTAAGGCGTCGGGACAGGTGCCGGTACTCTATTTCTGCTGTGGAGAAGATGATTTCCTATTGGAACAAAATCATGATTTCCGCCGGCATTTGGATGATATTTCTCTTGCATATCGGTACGAAGAGGGGCCGGGAGAACATCAATGGGGCTTTTGGGATGAATATGTCCAGCATGCCCTGGATTTTTTCTTAGAGGATTCCTCTGAGAAATAA
- the glyA gene encoding serine hydroxymethyltransferase codes for MYADMMDTIGFVSQYDPEVSQAMEKELGRQRRNLELIASENLVSPAVMAAMGSVLTNKYAEGYPGKRYYGGCEYVDIVENIARDRAKKLFGAEHANVQPHSGAQANQAVYFAFLNPGDTVLGMNLAHGGHLTHGSPVNMSGKYYNFIPYGVDDVTHRIDYDNLRELALENKPKMIVAGASAYPRIIDFERLGQIAKEVGAMLMVDMAHIAGLVAAGLHPSPVPYADVVTTTTHKTLRGPRGGLILCREEYAKQIDKAVFPGNQGGPLMHVIAAKAVCLGEALTPEFKQYQQRVKDNAAALAKGLTDRGVNLVSGGTDNHLMLVDLRSLNITGKELEHRLDEVYITANKNTIPNEPLSPFVTSGLRLGTPAVTSRGLGVEDMDVIADAIFRTATDFENSADAIRAQVTELCNKYPLYE; via the coding sequence ATGTATGCAGATATGATGGATACAATTGGATTTGTAAGCCAGTATGATCCGGAAGTCAGCCAGGCTATGGAAAAAGAATTGGGCCGTCAGCGCCGCAATCTGGAACTGATCGCTTCGGAGAATCTGGTTTCCCCGGCTGTTATGGCAGCTATGGGCAGCGTGCTCACCAATAAATATGCCGAAGGTTATCCCGGCAAACGCTATTACGGCGGTTGCGAATACGTGGATATTGTGGAAAATATCGCCAGAGACCGAGCCAAGAAGTTGTTCGGTGCGGAGCATGCCAATGTCCAGCCCCATTCCGGTGCCCAGGCCAACCAGGCGGTTTACTTTGCTTTCTTGAACCCCGGCGACACAGTGCTGGGCATGAACTTGGCCCATGGCGGCCATTTGACCCATGGCTCTCCTGTCAACATGTCGGGCAAATATTATAACTTTATTCCCTACGGCGTGGACGACGTCACCCATCGGATCGACTACGATAATCTGCGTGAATTGGCTCTGGAAAATAAGCCTAAGATGATCGTGGCCGGTGCCAGTGCATATCCCCGTATCATCGACTTCGAGCGTCTGGGCCAGATCGCCAAGGAAGTGGGCGCCATGCTGATGGTGGATATGGCTCATATTGCCGGATTGGTTGCAGCTGGACTGCATCCGTCGCCCGTTCCGTATGCCGATGTCGTCACCACCACCACCCATAAGACTTTGCGCGGTCCCCGCGGCGGCCTGATCCTCTGCCGTGAAGAGTACGCAAAGCAGATTGACAAGGCTGTTTTCCCCGGCAATCAGGGTGGTCCTTTGATGCACGTCATCGCGGCAAAGGCCGTTTGCCTGGGCGAGGCTTTGACTCCTGAATTTAAACAGTACCAGCAGCGGGTCAAGGACAACGCTGCCGCTTTGGCCAAAGGCCTGACCGACCGGGGCGTCAATTTGGTATCCGGTGGTACCGATAACCATCTGATGCTGGTGGATCTGCGCAGCCTGAATATCACTGGTAAAGAGCTGGAGCATCGTCTGGACGAGGTGTACATCACCGCCAACAAGAATACCATCCCCAATGAGCCTCTGAGCCCGTTTGTCACCAGCGGCCTGCGTTTGGGTACCCCGGCCGTTACCAGCCGTGGTCTGGGTGTAGAGGATATGGACGTCATCGCTGATGCTATCTTCCGCACCGCCACTGACTTTGAGAATTCGGCCGACGCAATCCGTGCCCAGGTCACAGAACTCTGCAACAAATATCCCCTTTATGAATAA
- a CDS encoding MarR family winged helix-turn-helix transcriptional regulator produces the protein MDFKEFKYYLWDSLRDINEQLDRVFEPACKQYNLTMIQAQILLKIDHFGPLRVGSLGKSINIAGGNISSLCKKMEKQGLLLRYRDTEDERAVNIALTKYGQSVVDGISIILREQYSAMMSSHPQEDLDCIVEGLKRLNVLLHKLNSSPALY, from the coding sequence ATGGATTTTAAAGAATTTAAATACTATCTCTGGGATTCCCTGCGGGATATCAACGAACAATTGGATCGCGTATTTGAACCGGCCTGCAAGCAATACAATCTCACGATGATTCAAGCTCAAATTCTTTTAAAGATCGATCACTTTGGCCCCTTGCGCGTGGGAAGCCTTGGGAAGAGCATCAACATTGCCGGAGGCAACATCTCTTCTCTCTGCAAAAAGATGGAAAAACAAGGCCTCCTGCTGCGGTATCGGGATACGGAGGATGAACGTGCTGTCAACATCGCTTTGACTAAATATGGACAATCGGTGGTAGACGGCATCAGCATCATTTTGAGGGAACAGTATTCTGCTATGATGTCCTCCCATCCCCAGGAGGATCTGGACTGCATTGTGGAAGGTCTCAAGCGATTGAACGTTTTGCTGCACAAGTTAAACAGTTCCCCCGCCCTCTATTGA
- a CDS encoding MATE family efflux transporter, with protein MTNKTSNDLGRDSIGKLLFRLAVPSITAQVVNMLYNIVDRIYIGHIPGIGATALTGVGVTFPIIMIIAAFSSLIGMGGGPRASICMGQGKYDEAERILGNCFVTLLGISVALTALFLLTGEPLLYLFGASDDTLPYGLSYMNIYVSGTIFVQMALGLNSFITIQGRAKTSMLTVVIGAVANIALDPLFIFVFDMGVQGAAIATIISQALSSVWVLWFLMGKRTKLKIRRKYLQIKWSIVGPVLALGVSPFVMQSTESLVNIALNSSLQWYGGDIAVGSMTILSSLMQVFTLPLTGLTQGAQPIISFNYGAGNNDRVKKAFKLLILYGFGFACAFWLTVMCMPQVLISLFTSDPELIGFASWSVRVYLAAIFMMGAQISCQQTFIAVGQAKISLFLATLRKIIILIPLIYILPNFLSDQVFAVFLAEPIADAVASVVTVTIFFLRFKKLLDNNPNILKHQASISLEED; from the coding sequence ATGACTAATAAGACGTCCAATGACTTAGGACGGGATAGCATTGGAAAGCTGTTGTTTCGTTTGGCGGTCCCCTCTATCACCGCCCAAGTGGTCAACATGCTTTATAACATTGTGGACCGCATTTACATCGGCCATATTCCCGGTATCGGCGCTACTGCACTCACCGGTGTAGGCGTCACTTTCCCCATCATTATGATTATCGCCGCTTTTAGTTCTCTCATCGGTATGGGAGGCGGTCCCCGCGCATCCATCTGCATGGGACAGGGAAAATACGATGAAGCCGAACGGATCCTGGGCAATTGTTTCGTCACTCTTTTAGGGATCTCCGTGGCGCTGACAGCTCTTTTTCTCCTGACAGGAGAACCTCTTCTTTATCTCTTTGGAGCCAGCGATGACACTTTGCCTTACGGCTTGAGTTATATGAATATCTACGTCAGTGGCACTATTTTCGTCCAAATGGCCCTGGGGCTCAACAGCTTTATCACCATTCAAGGGCGTGCCAAAACCAGTATGCTTACGGTAGTCATTGGTGCGGTGGCCAATATTGCCTTGGATCCCTTATTTATTTTTGTGTTCGACATGGGCGTACAAGGTGCCGCTATCGCCACCATTATTTCGCAGGCGTTATCATCGGTGTGGGTCCTGTGGTTTTTGATGGGCAAACGCACTAAGCTCAAGATCCGGCGCAAGTATCTCCAGATCAAGTGGTCGATTGTGGGACCTGTTTTAGCTTTGGGGGTCTCCCCTTTTGTTATGCAGAGCACGGAAAGCCTTGTCAACATCGCCCTCAATTCCTCCCTCCAGTGGTATGGCGGCGACATTGCCGTAGGCTCTATGACCATCTTGTCCAGCCTCATGCAGGTTTTCACCCTCCCTCTCACCGGATTGACGCAAGGCGCACAACCTATTATCAGTTTCAATTACGGCGCCGGCAACAATGACAGGGTAAAAAAAGCTTTCAAGCTGCTGATTCTATATGGGTTTGGATTCGCCTGTGCGTTCTGGCTGACGGTTATGTGTATGCCCCAGGTTCTCATCTCGCTCTTCACCTCCGACCCTGAACTCATCGGATTTGCTTCGTGGTCGGTGCGTGTTTACTTAGCGGCCATCTTCATGATGGGAGCCCAGATCTCCTGCCAGCAGACCTTCATCGCTGTGGGACAGGCAAAGATTTCTCTTTTCCTCGCCACTTTACGCAAAATCATCATCTTGATCCCCCTTATCTATATTTTACCCAATTTCTTATCCGATCAAGTATTTGCCGTATTTTTGGCCGAACCCATTGCCGATGCTGTGGCATCTGTCGTAACGGTGACAATTTTCTTTTTGCGGTTCAAGAAGCTATTGGATAATAACCCCAATATTTTGAAGCATCAAGCCTCTATTTCCTTAGAAGAGGACTAA
- a CDS encoding ABC transporter ATP-binding protein, translating to MLELKNISLRVEGCREILDDISLTVEDSKFVAITGPNGGGKSTLAKVIAGIQPPDSGTILLDGQDITGMSITERAKLGIGFAFQQPVRFKGITVRDLINLAAGGKLKDPEICAYLRDVGLCAREYINREVNASLSGGEIKRIEIAMVIARKTKLTIFDEPEAGIDLWSFQNLIDVFRKMRDEINGSIVIISHQERILDIADDIIVLSGGKLVAHGQKDDILPELLEGGECNFCLNREGKRV from the coding sequence ATGCTAGAACTAAAAAATATTTCCCTTCGGGTAGAAGGCTGTAGAGAGATTCTGGACGACATCAGCCTCACTGTGGAGGATTCTAAATTTGTAGCCATCACTGGTCCAAACGGCGGCGGGAAGTCCACATTAGCCAAGGTCATCGCCGGCATCCAGCCCCCTGACAGCGGCACCATCTTACTGGACGGACAGGACATCACCGGCATGAGCATCACTGAGCGGGCCAAGCTGGGTATTGGATTTGCTTTTCAGCAGCCGGTCCGATTCAAGGGCATTACGGTGCGGGATCTCATCAATTTAGCCGCCGGAGGCAAGTTAAAGGATCCTGAAATCTGCGCTTATCTGAGGGATGTAGGCCTCTGCGCCAGAGAATACATCAATCGTGAAGTCAATGCAAGTCTTTCCGGCGGCGAGATCAAGCGGATCGAAATCGCCATGGTCATCGCACGCAAGACAAAACTGACCATCTTTGACGAGCCGGAAGCCGGCATCGATTTGTGGAGCTTTCAAAATCTGATCGACGTCTTCCGCAAGATGCGAGATGAAATCAACGGTTCTATTGTCATCATCTCCCACCAGGAGCGTATTTTAGATATTGCAGATGATATAATCGTCCTGTCGGGAGGCAAACTGGTTGCCCACGGGCAAAAGGACGACATCCTTCCAGAACTGTTGGAGGGCGGAGAATGCAACTTCTGTCTTAACCGGGAGGGAAAAAGAGTATGA
- a CDS encoding SufB/SufD family protein, protein MNNITKSLLEMVSDIFGTPQGAYNIREDGECAGRQSTEQVEIIPKTDKPGIDIMVKAGTKGEKVYIPACITHSHVDDLVYNDFYIGEDADVTIVAGCGVHTDGSEDSQHNGIHRFFIGKNARVIYLEKHIGTGDGSGKRIINPQTVVHMDEGSYMEMDTSQIKGVDSTKRVTRAKVAGGAKLVIKEKIMTHGDQTAETDFVVDLDGVDSGADLISRSVARDRSKQVFRSKINGNTQCTGHSECDAIIMDDGVVSAIPELTANDVDAALIHEAAIGKIAGEQLIKLMTLGLTEEEAEAKIIEGFLK, encoded by the coding sequence ATGAACAACATTACCAAATCGCTGCTGGAAATGGTGTCGGACATCTTTGGCACCCCTCAAGGTGCTTACAACATCCGTGAGGACGGTGAATGTGCCGGCCGTCAATCCACAGAGCAGGTGGAGATCATCCCGAAAACCGATAAGCCCGGCATCGACATCATGGTCAAAGCGGGTACCAAGGGCGAGAAGGTGTATATCCCCGCCTGTATCACTCACAGCCATGTGGACGATCTGGTGTACAACGATTTCTACATTGGTGAAGATGCCGATGTTACCATCGTAGCGGGCTGCGGTGTGCACACCGACGGCAGTGAGGATTCTCAACACAACGGCATTCATCGCTTTTTCATCGGCAAAAATGCCCGGGTGATTTATCTGGAGAAACACATCGGTACCGGCGACGGTTCCGGCAAACGCATCATCAATCCCCAGACAGTTGTCCACATGGACGAGGGCAGTTATATGGAAATGGATACCTCCCAAATCAAGGGTGTGGATTCTACCAAACGCGTCACCCGCGCCAAGGTGGCTGGCGGCGCGAAGCTGGTCATTAAGGAGAAGATCATGACCCATGGCGATCAGACGGCTGAGACCGATTTTGTGGTGGATCTGGACGGCGTAGATTCCGGCGCCGATCTGATCTCCCGCTCGGTGGCCAGAGACCGTTCCAAGCAGGTCTTCCGCTCGAAGATCAACGGCAACACCCAGTGTACCGGCCACTCGGAATGTGACGCCATCATCATGGACGACGGCGTTGTCAGTGCCATCCCGGAACTGACGGCCAATGATGTAGACGCCGCTTTGATCCACGAAGCCGCTATCGGTAAAATCGCCGGTGAACAGCTCATTAAGTTGATGACCTTGGGTCTCACAGAAGAAGAAGCGGAAGCAAAAATCATCGAGGGCTTCTTAAAATAA